GCGGGCTGAGAAGGCCATTGGGGCTCTTGTTATTCTTGTTGATACCGAGACTCCGCCGATTAGCGGCAATTGGCTGCAGGTGCGATGACCGAATGTGTACACGAACCTTTGAATGGGCCTCTGCTGTACACGCGGATTAGTTTGATTTGCTAAGTAGCCTCATTTTGGAGTATTTTAATTAGCATTACTTACCATTTTTAAGTGTCTGTTCTCACTGATCCAAGTTCACAAGAGTTGCGCAATAAGAAACCAGCTGATCCAGAAGCTGCCAGACCCGGAAGTAGTTTCAGGGTGTCCCgaacttttatttaaacaaatacaacaaaattgtaaatcaAGAAAGTAACTCACTTAATGataaatcttttatttaaaataacaaatttaaaaaaatgttaaaattaaaattaattgtttttaaagaaattttatcaaaaaacttttaaactCATTATGTTTTCTAACCATTATTGCTTTCCAagttgatttttgttttgggttttAATTCCTTGGATTGGTGTCCAATGGAAAGCATAAGTTTGTGAAAACATTCTTTCTTTGCCATTCTGGGTAGTCTGGCAACTCTGCATTCAAGAACACTGCAGCCCTCGCACTTATCGCGATTCGCGAATAAGAATAAGGAAAACAAGCAATTTTTTGTGTGTAGTTAACTTTATCTTTATCTGTCAACAAATAAACGGTGAGTAAACACTTGTAATTAGCACGCACGGCACTgtcagttcagttcagttcggCCACGGCCAGCAAGACGCTCGTTCTGCCATTGCCATGCCCCAgttctttaaattttctaaGCTTCGAACAAAGCGTCGTCGCTCATCTTCCGCTTCCTCTGTTTTTGTGTCCAAGCAGATGAACTATGATGGCTTGCTATCGAAGTTAACCGACGAGAAACTGATGATCTTCGACACCGGCGAGGGAACAATTGTGGAAGGCAGCCGGATGGGAGCGCAGGATTTGCCACTTGTGGAGGATGGAGCCGTCGAGGAGGAGCAGGCAGCTCCCATACAGACGATACCAAGAAATGTCTTTGCAGTTCCGCGCGTTCCCTCTCCAACGCCCTGTCCCTCCCCGTCCCCCGCTCCCGCCCCCGTTCCCGTGACCATGTCAGGTGCGAATTTGAACCTCAAGTCGGAAAGTGCTGCTACAGCAACGCCGCAACGCAAAATATCGACGTCATCACGTTTCATGAATGCCTTCAGTCAGCTATATAGTGGCGGTAACAGTAGCGGGGCCAGCTGTGGTCACGTGGAGCCAGCCCACAGTGAAGACCCCAACCGAACGCCCACCAAAGGTATGGAATCCAAGCTGGTGGCGATGTGGCACAACGTCAAGTACGGCTGGAGCGGAAAAATGCGGCAGACGAGCTTCTCTAAGGAGCAGCCGGTGTGGTTACTGGGACGATGCTACCATCGACGCTTCACGCCGCCAGTGAGCATGGAGAGCTCCACTACCGAAATGGATTCCGCGCCCGACAATGCTACCTCGGCGTTCGACAGCATACAAGCCACATCAACATCCACATCGCTGTACCCAACTTTAAATCCGCAAAACATTGACGAAATCGTTGTGCCGCAGGAGTTGGGAATGGATGCAGTGGAAAACCAAGTGGGTGAACATCCTTGGGAAGAGGGCATCGAGGGCTTTCGACGTGATTTTTATAGTCGTATTTGGATGACGTACAGACGAGAGTTTCCAACGATGAACGGTTCCAACTACACATCGGATTGCGGCTGGGGCTGCATGCTGCGGAGTGGCCAGATGCTTCTGGCCCAAGGACTGATTTGTCACTTCATGGGACGCAGTAAGTTTCTGAGTTCCTTATCtgaatttaaaataacttGTGAATCTCGTAATAGCTTGGCGCTATGATTCAGAGTCGCAATTGCACTCGACCTACGAGGATAACATGCACAAAAAGATCGTCAAGTGGTTCGGTGACAGCTCCTCGAAGAGTAGCCCCTTTTCTATCCACGCCCTGGTTCGGTTAGGTGAGAACCTGGGCAAGAAGCCCGGGGACTGGTACGGACCTGCCTCTGTCTCCTATTTATTGAAGTAAGATTAAGAGTCTTTATTGCACTTGTTTATAGCcctttattaatttatttttacccaAATGCAGACACGCCTTAGAGCATGCCGCTCAGGAAAATGCAGACTTTGATAATATAAGCATCTATGTGGCCAAAGATTGCACAAGTAAGTGAAACATACAGGAAAAGTAAGATTAGTTTTACAATCAATAACAACCCTTTGTGGCTCCAGTTTCCTTATCGTTTAGTCTTTTTGCGTATTagaatattttgttattttcgaaggttattttttttaagcgcCGTTAATTAATTActtcaaaaagttaaaaagtTTCTGATTAGAAGGAATTCCCATCCATTACCTTTTAAGTTTAGAGTCCAATAGATAGCGGTCGTGACAAACCGTCACGAAAGTGAGTAATCGGACCTACCTTTTATTACTCACCTGGATTATTTGATAAGGTCGATTAAAGCTGATAACAGTGTTTCCGTGTTTTAGTCTACATTCAAGATATAGAGGATCAGTGTAGTATTCCGGAACCGGCCCCCAAGCCGAATGTGCCTTGGCAACAGGCGAAGCGACCGCAGGCGGAAGCCTCGAAGACGGAGCATCAGCAACACTGGAAGTCTCTGATTGTGCTCATACCGCTACGGCTTGGAAGTGATAAGCTTAATTTGGCTTATGCCCACTGCCTGAAGCTGCTCCTGAGCACGGAGCACTGCCTTGGGATCATCGGCGGGAAGCCCAAGCACTCGCTCTACTTTGTTGGCTTTCAGGAGGACAGACTCATCCACCTGGACCCGCACTACTGCCAGGAGATGGTAGATGTGAACCAGGAAAACTTCTCGCTGAACTCGTTTCATTGCAAGTCGCCCCGCAAACTCAAGTCTAGCAAAATGGATCCTAGCTGCTGTATTGGGTTCTACTGCGCCACAAAGAGTGATTTCGACAACTTTATGGAAAGCGTTCAACTGGTGAGTCAGCTTTGCCACTTTTACTAAAATGCTCTAAATCCCCTCCTCTGTTTTAGTATTTGCATCCCATGCGCTGCGCTTCGGGGGCCACAGTGGATAAGATGGCCGGATCTCAGCAGGTGCCCCCTCAATCCCTACAACAACTATCCGAGCAAATAGATATGAACTACCCCCTGTTTTCGTTCTCAAGGGGTCGTTGCTTGGACCACGAGCGTGATGAGATGAGCGATTCTCTTTATAAACCGCTCATCAAACAGGTGGCAAACATGGCGCAGGAACAGGGTGTTCAGCTGATGCCTCCGCAGGCACTCGATGACAATGAACAAGACGATAGTGAAAGCGAAGAGTTTGTGCTGTTGTAGATCGTTCTCATTTCTGTGCCCGTGTCCGTTCCTGATCCCGATCCCGTTCCCTACGTGATTATTATTAGCTGTGTTATTTGCTCAATATTATTTGATTTAGTTGCTAACCGCCGTTGCTCGCTTGCTCGCCTAGAACCGCTAGAAAAACCCAACAGACCCGTATCTCAAACACAAAGACTTTGTTATAATTTTACGCATACCCATGTAGTACATAGACCCCGTTCATATATCTTGAATATTTACCGATGTCCACGTTAATCTCTCTTTTGTTCGACTTTTTGTCGCGTTCTCGCATTCTGCCAAAGTTCTCCCTGATTCCCCGACAGCAGTCCCCACAGATGCGTCTGTAGATTACATAGTCTTATGTAATTTgaggtattattattttaaatcatGAATCTTTAATGGAATTGAATCATTTTACAAAATGGTGCCACAACTTTGTCACTGTTCTCGCAAGTATTTCATGTAGTCCTTACGTTCTAGAACTTAGCTAATTTATATAAGCcgtcttgtaattgtttgatCATTAATTAGTTTTAACATCAAATTGTATATACCCTcgattaaattaataaataaattaattatccTAAACACATGATACACATAATCAGTTACCCTTGGAGGACGGGATACAATAATTACAGGGAGGTTTTGAGAAAGGTGACTACAATAAGTGTGTCATTTTGTGGTTCGTTTCGGGAAGTACATCTGATTGCTAGACTAGTGACCTAATACAACCTTATGTAAACTAGAGGCCAACCTTGTCATCATTTTGGTTATTCACTAACCCTTTTAGAGGGGGAGGGTTACTTGAAAAAATCATACAATAGGCTATCCTAACTTAGGCTTACTCGGTGGAGTGCCTTCGCTTACCTATGAGTGGCTTGGGCCTCCCGTTCCAGGCGCTTCAGAAGCTTACCGAGATTCTCTCGCGCCGTCGAAGCCCTTGCCGCGTTGAGACTTATAGCCGCCTGATATGCCTTAATTGCCTCCTCAGTTTTGTCCCATCGGTGGTACAGCACGCCCAAATTCGTGTGGTAGAGCATGTTGCGCGGTTCAAGCTCAATAACACGCTTGTACACACTCTCGGCCTCAATGTATTGTTTCAGCTTTCCCAGGACATTGGCGCGAATAAACAGGATGCTTACTTCGTGGGGCAGATGCTTCAGAGCCTGGTCGGACAGGCGTAGAGCATCCTCGTGAAGACCTCTGTTATCCAGCATTGTCAGGATATTCGCCCAGGCCTTGGGCTGCCGCGGATTCAGCGCAACCGCATGCTGCCAATGGTGCAGTGCCTCGGTGAACCGTTTCTGTTCGAGAAACAAGTTTCCCATGTTGTAGTAGCAAACGGCAAAGTTGGCCCGGTGCTTCAAAGCCTTTTCATAGCTGACCAAGGCCTGGTCATATTTTTTCTGCGCGGATTGAACGATTCCCAGATTCATCCAGGCCGCTGGAAACGAAGGGTATGCCTGCAGAGCCAGTCGAATGTATTCCTCAGCGGTGTTTAACTGTCCATGCTCCCGGTAGAGGTTCCCCAGATTCATTAAAGCTGACTCGTAGCTGGGATAAAGGTCAATGGCCTTGTGGTAATGAAGGAAGGCCTTTGTATTGTTGCCCGTATCTGTGGCCAGACGTGCAATGTTGTAATGGACTTTGGCGTTGTCGGGACACACCTTCAGGGCggatgcaaataaattctccTCGTTTAGCCAGTCCGCCACGCGTTGGCGCGTTCGTAGCATCATCACAGTGAATAGTAACATTAGTAGAGTCCTTAAAGTCGTTCTCCAAATGGGTTTGTTGGCATTAGCTTCGTACCAGTGCAGAAATCCGTAGATGGACATGAGGCAAAAGCCAATGGAGGGTACATATAGTGTTCTCTCGGCAATCACGAATCCCACTCGAATGAGTCCCGACGCCGGTAGAAAGGGAATGATCATCAGACCCAGAGCTAGCATCATTCCCGGTAGCCGACGAAAGTTCATTAGGGCTACCAACAGAATGGAGTAGAATCCGATGACTCCCTGAAGTCTGAGGTCCCAGATGCTGGTCACCAGCTTGACACAACCCAGTGCCCAGTCGTAACAGAGCCAATAGGGACAAAGCATCAGCCAGATATTCATGACCAGCAGAAATTGTTGCGACAGTCCCCGGGTCAGTATGTTTGCATTGTGGGCTATAGGATTATCCACTTCCTTGAACGTAGGCGAATCGAAGTCCTGCCACCATAGGCGTGCCATTAAGAGTCCAACAGATGCAGCGGCATACACAAAGTAACTAGCTCTGGACTGTAAAAGCTTCCACTGGTTCCGAAACTCCAGAAGGTAATAACCATTCTGAAAGTAGTCGAGAAGCACGCAAGACATAGGAATGGTGACGGCCGATTCCTTGAAGAGCATCCCCGCAGCGGAGAGTAGCAAGACGAGACCGACACTTTGGGGACTGCTCTTGCCGCAATTAGCCACGGTAAGCAAAAGACATAGCAGGTGAATCATACCAAACATAAGGTCTGCTCGTCCCACGACTCCTGAGACCGCTTCCGTGTGGATCGGATGGGCGGCGAACAAGGCAGCCGAGATTATGGCCCAACGCTCCGCGGTGATCTCCGTAACATGCAGTGAGCGCACTAGCCGCCACATGAGTAGAGTGTTCACGCAGTGGAGTATGAGATTCAGAAACTTCATATGGCCGGCGCTTAATCCCAGCATGGCGTATTCGTAGTGGAACATGAGCGTAGTCAGCGGCCGGAAGGACTTGTGTGAATCGGAGCTGAGCAGGGAGGAGCCCCAGAAGTCGTGTGTAAATATTGCCGTCCAGTTGGTGGGTAGAGTATTCACATCCTTGTTCTTCACGATGGCCACCGTATCATCGAAGACGAATGTGGCACCACTTAGACCGCCGCATCCATAGCAAACTAAGCATATCAACACCAAAATCGCCTGGCAGACCATGCTGTGCAAGGCAGCATTCTGAACATAACCCAGCCGCATCCTGGCAGGGGTTTTAGTCCAACTCGAGtcacaaattaaattaatttcacaCCTGCCGATtgtttgtatacattttttgttgtggttgttCTTTATCAGGCCCCAGTGCTGATTTTTGCGAAAACGAAGCTAGAGGAACAGCCAAACTAGCCggaaaaaagccaaaaggtCATTTGTGGTTTGCCATTCACATGATTAGGCGACAATCAGCTGTGTcttttattgaaaacaaatCACTGAAACTTAGGGAAACAGAATTTTCACGAAAATGTCCGAGGAAATCCTTTTCGACTGCCTGCATGCAGAGATTGTTAACTACTGCCTGGACGGAAACAAGGTGGGCGAGCATAACTTCAAAACAATCTTTAAAATGATaaaaacttcggttccgcctccTAGGAGCACGATCTCGCCACACTGGAGTACATAGGCTTCACCACGGGATACCGGTTGATTGAACGGCTCACTCGCGAAAGTCCACGGTTCAAGGACGAGCTAGAGACCATGAAGTTTATTTGCACCGACTTCTGGACGCTAATCTACAAGAAACAGGTGGATAATCTGCGGACAAACAACCATGGCATGTACGTGGTTCAGGACAAAGCATTCCGATTCCTCACCCGCATCTCGCCGGGCACCAAACAACTGGAGCACGCACCGAAGTTTGTAGCCTTTACATGCGGGCTGGTGCGAGGAGCCCTAAGCAACCTTGGCATCAATAGCACTGTGACAGCCGAGGTTCAGAGCATACCGGCCTGCAAGTTCCACATAGAAGTAAATAGGAACTAACTAGGAAATAAGACAAGAGTTTATTGCTACAATTATAGATACTACACGCTACCCTAAACTATTTTTTCGTAAAACGCTACAACATTCCGATCAGTCCAATTGAGACGTTCCCTTAAGATCCACTCGTCGTTGGGAAATTGCGGCTGGAGAGGATTCGGGTCTGTATGTATCCCAAGGGTGGGCTGTGGTCCAATTAATATGAGCCACTTGCCTTGAAATACTCGCAGATAGTCCAGAAAAACACCGCGATTGTTAAAGTAACAAAATAACAAGGCACTTGGGGAGAACCCTTTGCAGCAGGCTTTCAGAAAATCTTGGCTTACATCATTAGTATCCTCAAAGAAGTTTAAGGGTATGAAGCTTCGCACGGAGTACTTGCTCTGCCACCAATTGCGATCGACTTCGAGACCAAATATCGAGACGTTATGACTGCCTGCTGTGGCAATTAGCCATTCTAGTAGACCACTGCCGCAGCCCACACTGAGGATGCACTGGATACCGTTGCTGGTCAGGAACTGATTGAAAAGGTCCAAGTTCAATGATGTAGGCCACACCCAGAGCAGCTTCCGCTTAAGCTGCTGGTCCAGACAATCGCCCAACGCCAGCAACTTCCGCCAGTTGCCAGCGACACCATCGGTTAGGTAATAAATTTCCCGCAAGGTATCGACTTCCGATCGCTCGTCCAACATATTGAATACTGAAAGGGTGGCAGTCGCGGAATAATATGTTTCTTCTTCTAATGCCCGGCGGAACTTGGCATTGACGTCGATCGGCACGCGGAAATATGGCGAGCGGCCAACAAGATGGTTTCGGTTCGCTTCGGCTTTTAACGCTTTACTTGTTGCTAATAAATCAACAGGCCCTGCCGAGAAGGGACATCATAACCAGTTTATCAGTTGGTGTGCTCATTTTCGTAAAAGCATTTGAAATTCTTTCGCCAGTGCATTTCACTAAAATTAGCATCCCTGGGCTGTCGGTGGTGCAATGGCGAATCTTGCACATTTTGTGCAGCGTCCGATTCGTCCAAGCTCAGCTCGTTTGAATACTCCTCGTTATCCAAATCCAGGATTATTTTACGATACAGCTGCACATTCTCTTTAGGCATGGTATCTGGCAGTGGCAAGGGAGTTTGCGCAGGGATATTCTGTTCCAGGGTCATAGGTTGGGGAAGATGAACCGCCACGGGCTCAACATTTCCCACGCTCTTAATCACGCTATTGTATCTAAGGTTTTGGGCAGGTAGTGTGATTTCCTCCGCAACGGCATTATTAGTTAATATTTCCACATTGCTTTCAAAAGTGGTGCCGGGGTGCATCGAGCGAAGGTGGCGGAGCATGTTGTCCTTCCGACTCACTGTTATGTCGCACTGTTTGCATCGATACCTTTCGCCAGTCTTATGCTGTTTTACATGCCTCGCCAGGGCATCCGTATCATTGTAGCTCTTGTCGCATAGCGGACAGGATTGACGCTCGCGCGCCAAGTGTCGTTTCATATGCAAACGAAGTGTGGTCTTGCGGAGGAACGACTTCTGGCAATCTTTGCACTTGTGACGGGTACTTTTTTGGTCGTGCTTCCTTGAATGCTGCTTCAAGTTGGCCTTGGTTTGGAAGGATTTCGAGCAGACATCGCACTTGAAGGGCAATCCAAGATCGCTGTGCGTTACCAAGTGAGATTTCAGAGAGCTCTCACTGCGAAACACCTTCAGGCACTGCTGGCACTCGTAGCGCTCCTGGTTGTGGGTGCGCAAGTGGCGTTGCAAGACAACGAGTTGCTGGAATTTCATCCCGCAAATATGACAACTGTGTTTCGATGACTGCTCATGGTTGTTCATGTGGTACTTTAAGTGTGAACGGGTGGCGAAGCGCTGGAAAAaacaatatacatacatacattgtGGAAAGTGTATAATCAGTGATTTTGAACACTCACCCGACTGCACTCTTTGCAGCTAAACTTCTTGAGAAGATCATCGCCACAGGATAAGTGGTAATATTGGTGAGTTCGACTTCGGAAGTCTTTCTTACACACCGTGCAATGATAACCATGATCAGTGACTAGGATCTTCTGGTCCAAGGACGTTCTTTGCGTCGCATCCGCCTGTTCTGGAGCTGACTTCTGCTTGGCCACTTTGCACTCCAGGCAATCCGACACATCCGCAACCAGACAGAGCCGGCATTTAAGGTGGCCGCAGCTTTCGGTTACCAAACGATTCTCTCCAGTGGCCTCGCAGCTGCATCGCGGGCACCTATTCATTTTTTGTGAGGAGAACAAGTTactgcaacttgcaactgcaACGTTTCTTCTTCATTAAATCAGCTGTGGCATCCATTCACCGTGAAACGTAAACATACATAGCTCTGTTAACTCTCAGGCGGCGTTAACAtaaaaaccttttttaaaaaactgcaTGATTTATTTACGGATTtgttatttactttttaaCTTCATAGTTCTACATGTCTTGTATTTTGACAACTTTGAGCTTAAACCTAATGGTTTAGAAAATTCTTATATACGAGTATAATACGAGCCGAGTTTTTATTATTCACACATATTTTCCAGCTCCAGTCCGGCGACATGACCGGGGAACAGGTGGGCCTTTTGCATGGGCACCTGCACAAAATAGCGATCGCAGAACTTTGGATTCTGCCGGAAAAGGATCTCTGTCAGGATGGTGCTGTAACTGACCTTCTTAGTGATCAGCAGTCGTCGGATCTCTTTAGTGCCGTAGCTATTGGACCGCAATCCaaatcggctggccattcTGAGAAGATAAATGTCTTagaaaaataacataaaaagGGTTTCAAGCGCTTTACTGGTGGAACGAGGCGCGTTCTTCTTTCGAAAACGTCGGCTCAAACTGCATGTCGCGCATGTCATCTGAATTAACATAGTTCTCTATTAGTTTGCGGTAATCGTCCAGGTTACCATGCTGATTTTTAGCGCCCAGGCCGGTGCGATTGTTCTTCAGTAAGTATCTGCAAAAGAATGAGTCAAAATGTTTCATTAGATCTTCTTCTAGAGCTTACCCCACAGGCTCCTCGCGCCCCTGCTTTTGGCTTCCCAAGCCGCCACCTGTCCAGCCCATCAGGCGCATCATGCGGTATCCCTTGTTGCTGGCGTCTAGCTTGGAATCCCCAAGACTGTCGGCAGACTCTTTGGTAACGTTTATGTTCACGCCGGTCTTACTCTTCTCCACCTTTATAGTTTGGCGCGAGGCGTTAAGCTGGTGAAGGGTAAAATATAAGTATTATATCTGCACGGTTTCTTCTTTATTTACCTTAATGCTGTAACAGTGTGTCTGCAGTAGGAGAAGCGCTTGCTTAACGGCCGCTTGCTTGGCCGCCTTCAGATTCTCACCCTGGCCAGTAGCTATAACCTGGTCGTTAACCAATACTTCGGCGTATTTCGTTGTGTCTGTTGCCTGGAGCTCTAGACTGGCGCGTTCGTCGTATTTCAGGTTGCTGGCTGTGCAGGAGTTACGAAGACAACTGCGCCCTCCGGCCAGGTACAAAATAAGTTGTCCGAAGCGCAGACCCTCGAAAAGATTGATAGGCTCGCCACCGCCAAAGCACAGTCGTGAGTCTTGGTTGGATCTTCTTGAGGCTTGTGCTTCAGGTGGCGGATTTGCCGTTGCGCCCCTGCGTCCTAGTTGTTGGAATTAGGCATTAGGCAGGCTGTGTTGTCTCTGGCTCGTATAGTTACTagtaatataaataattttctcccACACTAGTCTATCTAATTATTCTTCCGTCTACCTTTGGCGCGCTGTTCCGCCGCGTCCGAGGCCGACACAAATGTGCGCTTCAGGCGTTGGTCTCGCTTGCGCCGGAACTCCTCGGCGATCTCCTTGGACATTTCAGCCACGAGGTGCATCGTCTCGGAGGGGTACTTGCAACCCAGGAACTCCATGTTAATAAACGTTTGGGCCAAGCACACTAGGCGATCCTCGTCGTAGGTATCCTTGTGGGCCAACATGAAATTGCGGCGCAGCTCCCAGTGCTCCTCGCTCTCGTACTCCGTGCGGTAGCTATCCACGTCCCAGCCCCCCGAGAAATCTCCTGAGCCATAGCCGGCGTCGGTCTGCTTTTTCCCTTTTACTTTCTTCGGTTTCGCTGTTTCAATGCTTTCAACCTGTTCATTCCTTTGACGTTTCGCCTTGCTCGCCATATTTTTGGGTTTCTGGGATTTTTTGAGAAAAACAAACCCACGCCGTCTAAGTGTTGGACTCCCGTTATCGGCATTCACAACGAAATGCGGGAGTCCAACTGTGATTGCGAGTTGCCCATCCCTATTCATCGTGCGTGTTCGACCAGCTCTAGTGCCGAGTGTGTTTTTAAGTTCCTGGTTTTAATTCATGATTTTTTGGTAACTTGATTATAATTAGTAGAGCGACTAACTCAATCCAGAAACTAATAGTCCAAGTGTCTCCATAGCTGCCAGCTAAGAGCTTAAACTTGCGAGAAGCTAGCCAGCAGCCGAACCTGAACTGAAACTGCCAACATGAGCATACCCAACGAATACATTGCCAAAACGGAGGATGTGGCGGAACAGGTAAGAAATATTTTCGAAAACAGTGAGCGGGACACACACTCGGACCTGTTGAGGCGCCAGCAAAGTCACTCTGTCCTCGGAGTTTCCCCCACATCGGGTTTCTACCGGAGAAGCTCTGCCAGCTGCCCTGTCACAAAACTGCCAACGTCACCCAAACGCGGCAAAGTTCACGAGCCTCGATAGGCTACGTTTTAATGTAATCTGTGTTCTCTGGTTACGTGCAGTGATTAGATTCCAATAGGAGGCGGGAACACCCCTGATTCTATCCCGTTCTCCAACTCCAGACACCCAATTGTCAATTGTTGCGTCTACAGCGAGCAGAACGCACACACAGGAATGGCGCCCGtctgtgggtgtgtgtgagagGCGAGAGCTATCCCCGCAAGTGAAAGTGCTTCGAGAGAAAGAGTGGTCAGGGGCAGACGGGAGGCTTAGCGGGGTTGCTGGACGCCACCGACCAGGTCGAGTTCCGTAATAGTCTTCGAGAAAGCGGGCGGCGTGCAGTGGTGTGCGTGCTCGCTATTTTAGTTGCTATTCAAATTACATGGAGCTACCAAAACCCGTTAGCGGGCAGATAGCGATCGAGTAGATAGAGAGAGCCCCAGAGAGAGACACGTCACTGCACCGATTTCCGAAAGCCCCGCTCGTACGTTTCGATCTGTTATCACTGTACCGAAGTCAGGTCTTCGGTACATCTTATCGGACACTCCATCGTGATGGCACTAAATTTAACAGTCGATGCCACTTCGCCACTATTTTGCAGGTTATCAAGCGGGGAAAGAATGTGCTGCCGACGGTGGCACGCCTCTGCCTCATCGCCACCTTCTTCGAGGACGGCCTTCGCATGTACTTCCAGTGGAATGAGCAGCGCGAATA
The Drosophila bipectinata strain 14024-0381.07 chromosome 3R, DbipHiC1v2, whole genome shotgun sequence DNA segment above includes these coding regions:
- the Atg4b gene encoding cysteine protease ATG4C isoform X1 produces the protein MPQFFKFSKLRTKRRRSSSASSVFVSKQMNYDGLLSKLTDEKLMIFDTGEGTIVEGSRMGAQDLPLVEDGAVEEEQAAPIQTIPRNVFAVPRVPSPTPCPSPSPAPAPVPVTMSGANLNLKSESAATATPQRKISTSSRFMNAFSQLYSGGNSSGASCGHVEPAHSEDPNRTPTKGMESKLVAMWHNVKYGWSGKMRQTSFSKEQPVWLLGRCYHRRFTPPVSMESSTTEMDSAPDNATSAFDSIQATSTSTSLYPTLNPQNIDEIVVPQELGMDAVENQVGEHPWEEGIEGFRRDFYSRIWMTYRREFPTMNGSNYTSDCGWGCMLRSGQMLLAQGLICHFMGRTWRYDSESQLHSTYEDNMHKKIVKWFGDSSSKSSPFSIHALVRLGENLGKKPGDWYGPASVSYLLKHALEHAAQENADFDNISIYVAKDCTIYIQDIEDQCSIPEPAPKPNVPWQQAKRPQAEASKTEHQQHWKSLIVLIPLRLGSDKLNLAYAHCLKLLLSTEHCLGIIGGKPKHSLYFVGFQEDRLIHLDPHYCQEMVDVNQENFSLNSFHCKSPRKLKSSKMDPSCCIGFYCATKSDFDNFMESVQLYLHPMRCASGATVDKMAGSQQVPPQSLQQLSEQIDMNYPLFSFSRGRCLDHERDEMSDSLYKPLIKQVANMAQEQGVQLMPPQALDDNEQDDSESEEFVLL
- the Tmtc4 gene encoding protein O-mannosyl-transferase Tmtc4; amino-acid sequence: MRLGYVQNAALHSMVCQAILVLICLVCYGCGGLSGATFVFDDTVAIVKNKDVNTLPTNWTAIFTHDFWGSSLLSSDSHKSFRPLTTLMFHYEYAMLGLSAGHMKFLNLILHCVNTLLMWRLVRSLHVTEITAERWAIISAALFAAHPIHTEAVSGVVGRADLMFGMIHLLCLLLTVANCGKSSPQSVGLVLLLSAAGMLFKESAVTIPMSCVLLDYFQNGYYLLEFRNQWKLLQSRASYFVYAAASVGLLMARLWWQDFDSPTFKEVDNPIAHNANILTRGLSQQFLLVMNIWLMLCPYWLCYDWALGCVKLVTSIWDLRLQGVIGFYSILLVALMNFRRLPGMMLALGLMIIPFLPASGLIRVGFVIAERTLYVPSIGFCLMSIYGFLHWYEANANKPIWRTTLRTLLMLLFTVMMLRTRQRVADWLNEENLFASALKVCPDNAKVHYNIARLATDTGNNTKAFLHYHKAIDLYPSYESALMNLGNLYREHGQLNTAEEYIRLALQAYPSFPAAWMNLGIVQSAQKKYDQALVSYEKALKHRANFAVCYYNMGNLFLEQKRFTEALHHWQHAVALNPRQPKAWANILTMLDNRGLHEDALRLSDQALKHLPHEVSILFIRANVLGKLKQYIEAESVYKRVIELEPRNMLYHTNLGVLYHRWDKTEEAIKAYQAAISLNAARASTARENLGKLLKRLEREAQATHR
- the LOC108128087 gene encoding zinc finger protein 586, which produces MNRCPRCSCEATGENRLVTESCGHLKCRLCLVADVSDCLECKVAKQKSAPEQADATQRTSLDQKILVTDHGYHCTVCKKDFRSRTHQYYHLSCGDDLLKKFSCKECSRRFATRSHLKYHMNNHEQSSKHSCHICGMKFQQLVVLQRHLRTHNQERYECQQCLKVFRSESSLKSHLVTHSDLGLPFKCDVCSKSFQTKANLKQHSRKHDQKSTRHKCKDCQKSFLRKTTLRLHMKRHLARERQSCPLCDKSYNDTDALARHVKQHKTGERYRCKQCDITVSRKDNMLRHLRSMHPGTTFESNVEILTNNAVAEEITLPAQNLRYNSVIKSVGNVEPVAVHLPQPMTLEQNIPAQTPLPLPDTMPKENVQLYRKIILDLDNEEYSNELSLDESDAAQNVQDSPLHHRQPRDANFSEMHWRKNFKCFYENEHTN
- the Trs33 gene encoding trafficking protein particle complex subunit 6b → MSEEILFDCLHAEIVNYCLDGNKEHDLATLEYIGFTTGYRLIERLTRESPRFKDELETMKFICTDFWTLIYKKQVDNLRTNNHGMYVVQDKAFRFLTRISPGTKQLEHAPKFVAFTCGLVRGALSNLGINSTVTAEVQSIPACKFHIEVNRN
- the LOC108128089 gene encoding uncharacterized protein, translated to MLDERSEVDTLREIYYLTDGVAGNWRKLLALGDCLDQQLKRKLLWVWPTSLNLDLFNQFLTSNGIQCILSVGCGSGLLEWLIATAGSHNVSIFGLEVDRNWWQSKYSVRSFIPLNFFEDTNDVSQDFLKACCKGFSPSALLFCYFNNRGVFLDYLRVFQGKWLILIGPQPTLGIHTDPNPLQPQFPNDEWILRERLNWTDRNVVAFYEKIV
- the Atg4b gene encoding cysteine protease ATG4C isoform X2; translated protein: MNYDGLLSKLTDEKLMIFDTGEGTIVEGSRMGAQDLPLVEDGAVEEEQAAPIQTIPRNVFAVPRVPSPTPCPSPSPAPAPVPVTMSGANLNLKSESAATATPQRKISTSSRFMNAFSQLYSGGNSSGASCGHVEPAHSEDPNRTPTKGMESKLVAMWHNVKYGWSGKMRQTSFSKEQPVWLLGRCYHRRFTPPVSMESSTTEMDSAPDNATSAFDSIQATSTSTSLYPTLNPQNIDEIVVPQELGMDAVENQVGEHPWEEGIEGFRRDFYSRIWMTYRREFPTMNGSNYTSDCGWGCMLRSGQMLLAQGLICHFMGRTWRYDSESQLHSTYEDNMHKKIVKWFGDSSSKSSPFSIHALVRLGENLGKKPGDWYGPASVSYLLKHALEHAAQENADFDNISIYVAKDCTIYIQDIEDQCSIPEPAPKPNVPWQQAKRPQAEASKTEHQQHWKSLIVLIPLRLGSDKLNLAYAHCLKLLLSTEHCLGIIGGKPKHSLYFVGFQEDRLIHLDPHYCQEMVDVNQENFSLNSFHCKSPRKLKSSKMDPSCCIGFYCATKSDFDNFMESVQLYLHPMRCASGATVDKMAGSQQVPPQSLQQLSEQIDMNYPLFSFSRGRCLDHERDEMSDSLYKPLIKQVANMAQEQGVQLMPPQALDDNEQDDSESEEFVLL